TCTTCGATACTTTCATTGCTTTCCCTGATTTTCTCGGTAGACTTATGCGCATAAATTGTCTTGTCTTTAATAACAACGACCTCATCAAGGATAGAAGCAATTTCATTAACAAAGTGGTCGGAGATTAAGATTGTTGACTTCTCATCTTTCCACAGAATAATAGATTTAATTATCTTCTTACGTGCCATCGCGTCAATACCAGAGAACGGTTCATCCAAAAGGTAAAGATCAGTCTTACGTGAAAAAGATAAAGCAATGATTAGCTTTTCGCGCATCCCTTTAGACATTTGCGCTAAGCGAAGATCAGGATCTAATTTCATAAATTTTACTAGTTGCTCAAATTGTTTATTATCAAAATCAGCATAAAGCTCCTGGTAAAACTCACCTAGTTGCTTTATTTTGCTTGATTCCCGAAAGCCAGAAAGACGATCACTAAAAGATAAATGAGCTTTACGCTCAGTGAGGTCTGAAAAATCACTGACGGTAACAGTACCAGTATAATTTTTGGCAATTCCTGCGATTATCCGCATTAAAGTGGTCTTCCCTGCACCGTTTTTTCCTAAAAGAGCAACAATTTTTCCTGACTGCAAGGTTAAATTCACATCTTGCAAAATTTTTTTCTGATTTTTCTTATAACTTAGATTTTTAATTTCTAAAAGGTTAGCCATTACTTAAACTCCTAGCTTTAGAATCCGCCTAAAGGCTGAATTGATTTGATTATTATCAACGCCTTGCTTATTTAGACCCCCAATGAAGTCCTTTACTGCATTATTAAGCAAATCTTGTTTAAGCTCCGAGATTCTTTCGTTATTATCCGTTACAAAATAGTCATCAGCCTTGTTAACTAAGATTTGCTCGTGCAATAATTCGGTTAACACCCGCTGAACGATATGCGAATTAACCGTCAACTCAGCTGCCAGATTACGACTTCCAGGTAGTTTCTGGCCAGCAGCCAATTTACCGTAATAAATTTGCCACTCAATGTATTGTTTGACCTGTAAATAAAGCGGCCAATCATCTACTAGACGAAATTTTCTTACTTTTTTGTCGTGCAAGCTAATGCTCATAGTTATTGCTCCTTTTTTAAATATTCGGTTAAAAAAGTACTAATTTGATCATCAGAAACGCCTAAAGCATGCATGCTTTGAACAAATTTATCTAGTTCTTCATTAATTAAATCCTGCTTGGTCTTATCAAGCAAATTGGTATCTTCCGTAACGAAGTTTCCTTCACCACGTTTCGTATATAAAATACCTTCTACATTCATTTGTTGCAGTGCCCGTTGAACTGTGTTGACGTTTACAGTTAGTTGGACAGCTAATTCTCTTACAGAAGGTATTTTTTCTCCTGATTTTAATTTTCCCGTAACGATTTGCCGATAAAGGTACTGCTTAATTTGCAAATAAATGGGAATGTTATCCTTGAATTCCACAAGTCCACCATCCTTTTAAGCTGTATTACATTTCTAATACACCGTAATATTATCGCAGTTTCGCTTATTGTGCAATCTTTTTTATTTTATTATGATAAATATTTCATTGTTACTATTCTGACCTCTTTACTACCAATTGTTTTAGCAGGAAGAAGTTAGACTGCAAGCAAATTTTTAGACATTTTTAACTGTTCCACGACTTATCACTTTTAGTCCTGAGAAAGAAAAAAAGCCCATAAAACCATCTATAGCAATGATTTTATGAGCTATTTTTTTACTTTATACTAGATGTGCATAATTTTTCAATTATAGTAGAAATACGCTTTTCTTTAGTATAACAAGCTTTTTAATGTTTAAGCTGATTTTTAACAAAGCAACTTTAACGTCATTTTTGTTTCACTACTTATTGTTTGTAGCATTCATTTCAGCCATTTTTACCATAACGTCCACTGCTTGATACATTGATTCAAGTACAGTGTATTCAAAACGACCATGCATGTTTTCTTGTCCTGAGAATAAGTTTGGACAAGGAAGACCCATGTATGTCAATTGGCAGCCATCTGTACCACCTCTAATTGGATCTTCGTCAATTTGGTTCAAACCTACAGCACGATATGCATCACGCGCCAAGTTAACAACATCCATGTGTTTTTCTAATTCGTCAGCCATGTTGTAGTATTGATCTCTCATGGTCAGCTTGATGCGCTCTTTACCAAATTTTTCATTCATCTCATTTACGATTTTTTTGACTAAGTTCTTGCGCTTTTCAAGTCCATCACGTTCAAAGTCACGAATAATATACTCTAAGTGAGCATTGTCAACCGTTCCTTGGAAGTCGGTTAGATGATAGAAACCTTGTCTTTTATCTGTCTTTTCTGGTACTTCGTCACTAGGCAATTGATTTTGAAAATCAATTGCAACTTGAATTGCGCTAATCATTTGGTTTTTAGCAACTGATGGGTGAACATTCACTCCTTGAATATCAAGCGTAAATGTGGCAGCTGAAAATGTTCCCCAATCTAATTTACCAGGTGCGGCACCATCAAGCGTATAACCAAAATCAGCACCAAATTCTTTGACGTCAAAATGAGGTGCACCGGTTCCAATTTCTTCATCTGGTGTAAAGGCTAACCGAATTTTACCGTGCTTAATTTCAGGATGGTTAAGCAAGTATTCAGCCAGAGTAACAACTTCAGCTACCCCACATTTATCGTCTCCACCAAGCAACGTGTCACCCGAAGTTGTGATTAAGGTTTTGCCTTGGTATTTTTTTAGGTTTGGAAAAACTGCTGGATCCAAGTAAAATTCAGAATCCCCTAGTTGAATTTTTGACTTACCATCATAGTTTTCATGGATTTGAGGTTTAACGTTTTCAGCATTAAAATCAGCTGTATCACAGTGTGCCAAAAAGCCCATAACTGGGACATCATAATCAACATTTGCTGGAATTTCAGCAATAACACAACCGGAGTCCTGGTTGTAATGAACATCTGATAAACCTAATTCTTCGAGGTCCTTTTGCACAACTTCCTTTTGGAACTTTTCCTCGCGTTCAGTTGAGGGAAAACGATCTGAGTGTTCATCAGAGCGTGAATTCACTTTGACATACTTTAAAAATCGCGGTAATAAATTTGGGTATTCCATAAAATCTCCTTTTAAAACAAATCCTGAAATGGGTTAGTGGACACGACAGATTTCTTAATCTTAATTTGCCACTGATTAACCTCATTCCATTTAATTAACTTTTCATACATTTTATCTTTAAATAATTTTTCTGTATAGTGCCCAGGGTCAACAACCGTCAATCCGGAAGAAATAATATCATGGCCAGTATGGTAATAAACATCACCAGTAATAAAGGCATCGATATTCTCTTCTACCGCACGGTGCCAGTACTTGCCACCATCACCACAAATAAAACTGACACTAGAAATTTTTTGTTCATTATTAGCACAAATCAAGCGAGCCATTTTAATTTTCATCTTATCTTTGACATAGTAAGCAAAATCATAAGCACTCATTGGTTCAGGCAGATTACCCTTTCGGCCAATCGCAATGCCATCATCATCAAGACAGAATGGTTTGACATTTTGTAAACCCAATTCTTCAGCCTGCCAGTCGCTTGAACCATTCTCAGCTTTATCAGAATTAGTGTGAATGGAATAAACAGTTATGTTATTGGCGATTATTTTGGCATACATTTCATTTTGGGGATTAGCATAATTTAAGTTGGGTGCGGGACGAAACATTAAGGGATGATGACTGATAATCAAGTCAACTTTGTTGGCAATCGCTTCGTCAACTACTTGCGGGCGCACATCCAATGTAGTCATGACGCAATTAACTTCTTGATTTAATGAACCGATCTGAATTCCTACAGGATCACCTTTACTGGCAATTTCCTCAGGAAAATATTGCTGTAAAACTGCCACGATATCTGCAACTTTAGTCATTTAATACTCCTTCAATCATCTTTATTTCATGTTCAACTTGCTTGATATGGACTAAATCTTTATTTTTAGCCTTATTAAGGTTAGTTAATAAGGACTGGTGATACTTTAGTTGTCCGAGCCATTTTTGCTTAAAAATATCATTTTTTTCCCGTAATAGGAATGGTCCAAAATACAATTCTGCCGTAGACAAATTACTCTTTATTTGCGACTTAACCGCCTTAATTAACTCGTAAGTATGTCCGGCTTCTGACACAATTTGTTCAGCTTTGATTTCATATGAATGTTCAGTCAACCATTTACGTACGCCACATTCGCCAACATTTGGTTCAAGTACCAATGTCTTAAACTGCAACTTATTCTGCCAAGCATCATCTAAGATTTGTGTGATTAATTTTCCACCCATACCGGCAATAATCACCGTATCAATTAGATCACGCTCAGAGACCGTTGATAATCCTGCACCTAAGCGAATATCTATTTGATCTGCTAGACCTGCTTCTTGAACATCTTTTTTAGCGTTATCCAGCGGTCCCTTTGCTATATCACTGGCAATTGCATAGGATATTTTGCCGCTATTAATGAGTTCAATTGGTAAATAAGCATGATCAGTTCCAATATCAGCAATTCGAACGCCTTCATCCACCATTGCTGCCAAACTATTTAATCGTAAATTCACTTTTCTTCCTACTTTCTTTGTATAAAAATTTTAGCATAATCTTTTCTGACTTTGGGTAAAATAACCAGAAACCTCTGTATTTTTGGGGTATAAAAGTTTTATAATTAAAATATCGTACTTAGAAGAGTGAGAGGATATTTTCAGATGAATAAAACTGACCCCGATGTTTTAGATTCACAACTGAAAGCA
This genomic window from Lactobacillus panisapium contains:
- a CDS encoding ATP-binding cassette domain-containing protein, translating into MANLLEIKNLSYKKNQKKILQDVNLTLQSGKIVALLGKNGAGKTTLMRIIAGIAKNYTGTVTVSDFSDLTERKAHLSFSDRLSGFRESSKIKQLGEFYQELYADFDNKQFEQLVKFMKLDPDLRLAQMSKGMREKLIIALSFSRKTDLYLLDEPFSGIDAMARKKIIKSIILWKDEKSTILISDHFVNEIASILDEVVVIKDKTIYAHKSTEKIRESNESIEDFYENIYEDEED
- a CDS encoding GntR family transcriptional regulator gives rise to the protein MSISLHDKKVRKFRLVDDWPLYLQVKQYIEWQIYYGKLAAGQKLPGSRNLAAELTVNSHIVQRVLTELLHEQILVNKADDYFVTDNNERISELKQDLLNNAVKDFIGGLNKQGVDNNQINSAFRRILKLGV
- a CDS encoding GntR family transcriptional regulator — protein: MEFKDNIPIYLQIKQYLYRQIVTGKLKSGEKIPSVRELAVQLTVNVNTVQRALQQMNVEGILYTKRGEGNFVTEDTNLLDKTKQDLINEELDKFVQSMHALGVSDDQISTFLTEYLKKEQ
- the pepT gene encoding peptidase T; its protein translation is MEYPNLLPRFLKYVKVNSRSDEHSDRFPSTEREEKFQKEVVQKDLEELGLSDVHYNQDSGCVIAEIPANVDYDVPVMGFLAHCDTADFNAENVKPQIHENYDGKSKIQLGDSEFYLDPAVFPNLKKYQGKTLITTSGDTLLGGDDKCGVAEVVTLAEYLLNHPEIKHGKIRLAFTPDEEIGTGAPHFDVKEFGADFGYTLDGAAPGKLDWGTFSAATFTLDIQGVNVHPSVAKNQMISAIQVAIDFQNQLPSDEVPEKTDKRQGFYHLTDFQGTVDNAHLEYIIRDFERDGLEKRKNLVKKIVNEMNEKFGKERIKLTMRDQYYNMADELEKHMDVVNLARDAYRAVGLNQIDEDPIRGGTDGCQLTYMGLPCPNLFSGQENMHGRFEYTVLESMYQAVDVMVKMAEMNATNNK
- a CDS encoding Nif3-like dinuclear metal center hexameric protein, which produces MTKVADIVAVLQQYFPEEIASKGDPVGIQIGSLNQEVNCVMTTLDVRPQVVDEAIANKVDLIISHHPLMFRPAPNLNYANPQNEMYAKIIANNITVYSIHTNSDKAENGSSDWQAEELGLQNVKPFCLDDDGIAIGRKGNLPEPMSAYDFAYYVKDKMKIKMARLICANNEQKISSVSFICGDGGKYWHRAVEENIDAFITGDVYYHTGHDIISSGLTVVDPGHYTEKLFKDKMYEKLIKWNEVNQWQIKIKKSVVSTNPFQDLF
- a CDS encoding tRNA (adenine(22)-N(1))-methyltransferase, which codes for MNLRLNSLAAMVDEGVRIADIGTDHAYLPIELINSGKISYAIASDIAKGPLDNAKKDVQEAGLADQIDIRLGAGLSTVSERDLIDTVIIAGMGGKLITQILDDAWQNKLQFKTLVLEPNVGECGVRKWLTEHSYEIKAEQIVSEAGHTYELIKAVKSQIKSNLSTAELYFGPFLLREKNDIFKQKWLGQLKYHQSLLTNLNKAKNKDLVHIKQVEHEIKMIEGVLND